A single window of Halotalea alkalilenta DNA harbors:
- a CDS encoding ion transporter — protein MQPPDPYRRGYDPALGERARKRFKAYQPPPVSPARARFHDIWDAIIIIVVCLSLGLILFDTLYRWTALPALLEALSPSLNAAGGWLSANATRIDLIFVAIFVIDLIGGWTMAILERRYHRWFFYPFVHWYDVLGSLPIAGLRFLRILRVIGLVARLQRRGVIEIRDWRIYRFFNKYYQVALEELADRIAIKLMTSAQEEIRLGDSLPKRMIDEVLAPRRDVLVGVISERLNGLVAFARDRHRGDLERYLISSTRKVLDENPRLRTLKGLPFGDHLARSLESSLIDVIQRLVRDSNQALSSDQFQHATERLVGDVFDRALADPALSDGRLEETLIDVLEVLKDEIQLQRWKERYG, from the coding sequence ATGCAGCCCCCCGATCCCTACCGCCGCGGCTATGATCCCGCTCTGGGCGAGCGAGCACGCAAGCGTTTCAAGGCCTACCAGCCCCCGCCGGTCAGCCCGGCCCGCGCGCGCTTCCACGATATATGGGACGCGATCATCATCATTGTGGTCTGCCTGAGCCTGGGACTGATCCTGTTCGATACGCTCTACCGCTGGACCGCGCTGCCGGCGCTTTTGGAAGCCCTCTCCCCTTCGCTGAACGCAGCGGGTGGATGGCTCTCGGCCAACGCCACCCGCATCGATCTGATCTTCGTCGCCATCTTCGTCATCGACCTGATCGGCGGCTGGACCATGGCGATCCTCGAGCGGCGCTACCACCGCTGGTTCTTCTACCCTTTCGTACATTGGTACGACGTACTCGGCAGCCTGCCGATCGCGGGACTGCGCTTTTTGCGCATACTGCGCGTGATCGGCCTGGTCGCGCGGCTGCAAAGGCGCGGCGTGATCGAGATCCGCGACTGGCGGATCTATCGCTTCTTCAACAAGTACTACCAGGTCGCGCTCGAGGAGCTTGCCGATCGCATCGCGATCAAGCTGATGACCAGCGCCCAGGAGGAGATCCGCCTCGGCGACAGTCTACCCAAGCGGATGATCGACGAGGTGCTCGCGCCACGCCGCGATGTGCTGGTGGGGGTGATCAGCGAGCGGCTGAACGGGCTGGTGGCCTTCGCCCGCGACCGGCATCGCGGCGACCTGGAGCGCTACCTGATCTCGAGCACCCGCAAGGTGCTCGACGAGAACCCGCGCCTGCGCACGCTCAAGGGGCTGCCGTTCGGCGACCACCTGGCGCGCAGCCTCGAAAGCAGCCTGATCGATGTGATCCAGCGGCTGGTGCGGGATTCCAACCAGGCGCTCTCCTCGGATCAGTTCCAGCACGCCACCGAACGGCTGGTTGGCGACGTCTTCGATCGCGCGCTCGCAGACCCCGCGCTCAGCGACGGCCGGCTGGAGGAGACCCTGATCGACGTGCTCGAAGTGCTCAAGGACGAGATCCAGCTCCAGCGCTGGAAAGAGCGCTACGGCTGA